CATACATGAAATTAAAGCCTAAGACTCAAGAATTGTGCCAGGTGAGGATGGCGAGCAAGACTGTAGTGCAAGGGTCTCcaaatttgacaactttaagacttgtggatcttAACTCCTGGAGTTCCCCCAGCAGCGTAGCTGGcttgaattgaagtccacaagcctcaaagctgccaagtttggagacccctactGTAGTGGATGGATGAAACTGGAGGATGGTAAGCTGGAGATCTCATACCTCCCCTCCTGCAAGTGCTTTGTGTCTTAATACCCTGGCCTTCACACTgtgtctgttctgttctgttctgttctgaggTAATGGGTAAGTAGCTCCCATTGGCACTATATTATCTTCCAGGGATCATTTCATAAATTATTCTTCTCCTAATACTTCCCATAACCTTAACTGGGTGTTCCCTTTTTGGTGATTGAAAGATCAAAATGCAAAAAGGGAAATAATTTCCATAACGTCACTTCCTGACTATAGCATAGAGGCACGTGACTTGAAAATTCAGCCCTTGCTTGGTAAAGAGACCATTTTCAGAAGACGtaaaggaaatgtattttaaatgaaatattcaattttAAATATCAAAATGAAAATAGTGGTTGAATGATCACTATTTAAAGCCTGGTGTCACAGCTGTCAAAAGGAAGTGACAAATGAAAATGCAACACTCAAATCAGATCATAAGATGTCACTGGTCTGCTACAAATGTTGTATGGTTTATGttgcagcatagaaacatagaaacatagaagtctgacggcagaaaaagacctcatggtccatctagtctgcccttatactatttcctgtattttatcttaggatggatatatgtttatcccaggcatgtttaaattcagttactgtggatttatctaccacgtctgctggaagtttgttccaaggatctactactctttcagtaaaataatattttctcatgttgcttttgatctttcccccaactaacttcagattgtgtccccttgttcttgtgttcacttaacGCATAACATTACAGAGGCAAGAAGATTCTAATTAAAATCTCCATGCCCATCCAGAAGGAtatatgcaaataataataataataataataataataataataataataataataataacaacagcaacaacaacaacaacaacttttatttataatgcccttttagcaAAGGGAATAACAACAGACTGAAGTTGAACAAGTTGaagtttaataattaataattttaataataatttattagatttgtatgccgcccctctccatggacttggagcggctcacaacaaaataacacagtataacaaatctaatattaaacatcATATTCTATTATTTGTAGAagaataaaggaaaaaataattccGTATTTTACTACCCAGCATCTTTCCACACGGTCATAATTTTTGACAGTTGTAAGCAAATAGTTATAAGTCAAGTTTTGGGTTCTAGTtctgggttttaagaagagattggatagtcatttttctgaaatggtaccAGGTTTATTATGTAAGCAgaagtttggactagaagacctctaagaccTCAAGGACAGGTGAGGATAGGAAAATGAGAGTTACAGAAGAGGAAACTACAGTATTTGATTAAATGATGTAGTTGCATCTTTTTTTCCACAGGAGGCGCTGGTGCTAGACAGTGAAATTTTTACTGCGCTCCTCCACCGTCTGTGTCCAAAGGCCTTTAAGCACTTTCAGAAGCATGGGGTGGGCCCTTTGATGTACATGCCTGAGTGGTTCCTGTGCCTCTTTGCCCGCACGCTGCCCTTCCCCACAGTGTTGAGAGTGTGGGATGCCTTCCTGAGTGAGGGTGAGTGAGGGCAATGAGCCCTTGGGGATCTGTAAGTACGAACTGAGACAAGAAGCAgaatcatgtttgtttgtttgtttgtttgtttgtttgtttatttgtttatttatgtatttatgtatttatgtatttatgtatttatgtatttatttatttatttatttatttatttatttatttatttatttatttatttatttatttatttatttatttatttatttatttatttattagttttgtatgccgcccctctccacagactcggggcggctcacagcagtgaaaaaaacaatatacaataacaaatctaatattaaaatctaaaataacaattttacattaaaaaacctaaaaaaacccattatataaaagcatacacacaaacattccatacataaaattacataggcaacgggagatgtctcagttcccccatgcctgacggcagaggtgggttttaagaagtttacgaaaggcaaggagggtggggcagtcctgatctctggggggagctggttccatagggtcagggccgccacagagaaggctcttcccctgggtcccaccggaCATTGTTGCAGAACTTTGCAAGGCAACACCTGATGGTATGAGGTGACTGGGAGAATGAATTGCCCTACAGATGCAGGAGGCTAAATTGAAAAACAAGGGCAAGAGAGGGAACAGTCTTTCTTTTAGGGAGAGGCATCTTCTTTGGATTAAAGGAAGAGATTAAAATCTTTCTGAAGTAAATGTAAGAAGAAATAGGATATTGGATGGAGAAGGACAGAGATAGTCATGATTGGAAACCAAGATGGACAATATTATTATGAACTCACActtaaatatttttgtgtgtggCCCCCCAAGTGTTTTTTAATAACCAGTTGTCTGCCCTGATGACTGACTGGGTAGGCCTGGCTAGGGGAGGTCATGTGACTTGAttagagtgagtgagtgacatcgagttggccacgcccaccagaTTTTTTAGCTCCTGGTGTTTTATTTCCTGtcggaaatgggtccaaatggctctttgagtgtttaactAAGGAATCCCAAGGCTGTAAAACAGATAAAAGAAGGAGttgaaaaaacattttaaaaaaagagatgccAGCATATTGTTATATTGCCATATAATTGCCAAGAAAAGCTCAGGGAGAAGCCCAAGAAGTCACTAAAAATCCAATGTCATGCAGACATTTTTGAGGTTCTTCtcatttttatgttattttaggGCTCGTACTGCATTTTTAAAGTGTTTCCACTTCCAAATGATGGGAAATGTATGCTGATTTTCATAAGCTAAAGTTGAAGGACATACCGGTACTTGAAatcctgaaaaaaatattttatcaaaTTACTCATCCTTATTTTGGAGGGAAAGTCATCCCCAGCCTGCTACAGATCCTGAGActgtaactcccagaattctctgtgAACATGgagtgggaattctgggaattacagTTCTACTTTAGCTGCAACACTCTGAGTAAGCAGAATAGCTTGGTGTGCAAAAGATGATTTCAGTAAATCCATTCACCAGTTTTTAAATTCTGCTTCCCTGGAGCTCTCAGATTATTCAGAAACCAGGAGAAGCAGTATTGTTCCATGGAAGAACATCCAGTTCCAATCCCAGCACTGAAggcaaactgccctcccccagtgggccgacctctaggaaggcacagggtgccataattgccacatcaaaatgaagcaacggagaaaattttctcaatgagacgacctcgattgtattgagatctctccttttattgtatttcacttttcctgacatgtggtacagaataaccaattcgcaaaCGCCACATAcgttaagccatcccccaactaccattcactcatgcgctgtataaggcaacctcctcgtgacttccctatagataattaatggaagctccattcattgccttttcctggattgtgtgtttactgatgattagcaaaggaatgagagtaaggcatatatatttccttatatggaactTAGCTATAcgttttcttcatgctgtatatcaagttaattattttccacgtggtcatggattctgcaacttgcttactcagcctggactttgctgcctttccattaaggtttatacagcacccattaggctaaaacatcacccttcagcaatattctattccaatgttcagtgcctatgaacctatgattacaacacagcATTTTCAGCCAAAAGGGTTAAGTAACATGAAAGTTGTTGTCAGAATAGGCCTGACCAGATGGATGGACAAGAGTGTACAAGAGTGCTTGCCATGTGCTCAACTGCTTTGTCCTGGCTTTCTCCCACAGGGGTCAAGGTGTTGTTCCGTGTTGGGCTGCTGTTAGTCCGCTTAGCCCTGGGCTCCTCTGAAAAACGACGTGGCTGTTCAGGACTGGTGGAGACACTGGAGAAGCTACGCAACATCCCACCTCAGTTTCTGCAAGAAGACAGCTTCATGGCTGAGGTAGAAACTTCCTGTCTGGTGTAGCAGCTCCCTTCTGTGTTTCTTTTTAGCCGCAATCAACTATTTTTTGGTGTGCAGGCATGTGAGGCCTGCAAAAGATGATTACAGTAACAATTGGGAGATTTTGTGAAAGGGTAGTGTTTGTATTTGTCTTTGGTGTTTGAGGGTACAcaaggaccgtcttctgcctcatactcaTACAGCGGCCGATCAGAGCCCACAGGGATGGACTTCCCCGGGTCTCATCGACCAAACAGTGTAGATTGGAAGGTCtgtggaggagggccttctctgtggcagctccagctctatggaactAACTATCCCTGGAGATCCACATTGCCCCCCACCCTTCTAGATTTCCAAAAGTCCTCAAAAATATGggtttgccagcaggcctggggccactgagcTATAGTAGTCTGCTCCGGCCTAGAATGGGATGAATGTTTTGTACTGGGATTTTAATTGCagtaaattgttttatttatgtatgtcagagtccgtcaggagttgggcggcttataaatctaattaataaaataaaataaaataaataaataattctgctgactgccagcagttcgattctcactggctcatcgttgactcagccttccatcattccgaggtgggtaatatgaggacccagattgttgggggtgatatgctgactctgtaaactgcttaagagaggactgtaaagtattgtgaagcagtatataagtttaagtgctattgctgatgcTATTGTTATTTTGGCCTCTCTTTTTTGGCGATTGCTGTTGCTGAAAAATTCCTTGCTGGACATCACCTATTTTGCCACTAAATTCCAgaatacctttttttttaaaggtaatcaGGAGGTTGTAAACTAGAGTTTACCCATGGGAGCCCTAATTGATTTGCTGCTAGGCACCCAGAAATCTATCCGGCACTTCCATTCTAAAATACGCACAAaccagctaccctgtttccccgaaaataagacgtaccctgaaagtaagacatgtcagaggttttgcagaatttgctaatataaggcaccccccgaaaataaggcgtagtcaagtttacatacggtacgatggaaaaacatacggtaccattcaaagctgttcatagcggtaccgtaataatgtggcgtcccctgctggccccttccatcgctttgtaccgtccagtacagcagacacagcctgctgctgtctcaccgccattacagtctccactacagtgcgtagactgtagctcctctggtggccggaagctgcaatagcgggagtatactgttgtaccatataagtgccttcgtttgtgtgtgtgggtgccatactgacaggtaccgtaccgtaatcagtgtaccgtacggtacactttctttgggggtgtcagcttttctgcctgtgaatttgtcttatttgagaaatataaggcacccccaaaaaataagacgtagcacaacttttggagcaaaaattaatataagacagtgtcttattttcggggaaacactgtATAAGTCAGCAATATTCACCAATGTCCTTTCCTCGTCTCTGTTGCAGAGGTGGGGAAATTTGAGGGCTGGGAGCTTCCCTTGGGTGATTAAGCAAAGGAGTAACATCATTAAAGTGGCAAGGCTCCCATTCCAAGGCAGGGGTTTGATTTTGTTGTATTGCTGGGTTGTTTTTTGCTATGCTTGGTGCATTAAATTAAATGAAGCCTTATGCACCCGGTTTTAATTATTTTGCTCCTCCAAATTCCCAGAATTATTTTCCTGGGAATTTGTAGCCTAAATTCAGGAATGCCACTTATTGAAGCCATAAGAGCTATAAAAGAAGGAATTTTATGGCCACATATGGACCCCGATCGACAGGTTGCCCCCACTTTTCCTGTCTTATAAGTCATTTACTATAATACAAGTAATTCTaaaagtggtgggttgctactggttctctcCAATTTGAGCGAAACTGTAGcagcggcaggaggctccacccacctgtcaGGACATCATCATGGTGCTTCTGCTCATGCGAACATCTCCAAACTGCtagaaaaggtaagtgaaacccattagTGCCTTGGGCCCCATACCTAAATCTGTCCTTGTTGCTTTCTTCCCCTTTGGTAGGTCCATGATGTGCCCATCTCAGAGAGTGATCTGGAACGTGAGTGTAGAATCCAACTGGGGAAAAGGTGTAAAGCTCAGCCTGGATTCCAGTACAACCCAAAGCAGCGCCTTTCTGGTGCCAAGGCCATTTTTGACCTTCAGCAACTGGAGGATGCGCAGAACAATAAGGCAGAGAAGGAAACTCATGCACTTACTTTCCACATCCCCAAAATCAAGGTAGACCCGCCCCCATCCTCCCCAAAGGAGCAGAAGAGGGCCTCGGAGATGCAAGGtcagaaaaaagaacagaaaagaaagaagccGGACACACGGGGAAAGACTTTCCATGCCTTTGAGTATCCCACCGGTAGACGGGAGAGAAAGCTAGAACCAGAAGCCGCAAAGAGCAAGTCGTCTTTTTACTTGGAGGCATGATTCGCACACAGGGCAGAGAAGAGATGGAACTCTGGGGGAACAATAGCGCAGTTAGTGGATGAATTCAGAAGCTTCGACATAGCCTGAGTTGAAGGCAGTCCTGGATTTctaggaaataaataaacaaaataggcTGGGTTTCCTAATTTTAGGAGCTTCCTCTTTCTGATGCCTTCATCTATAACTCTGTCTGAATTAAATTAAGAGATTGGTAATCCCAGCCTACATATATTTTGGGATGTAGATaaacccagtggtgggttgctgccgatTCGGACCAACTCGCCCATACCGGTGGCAGAAATTTGCCCCCCGCTCgctgaactggcagcaatggtctgctggccatgcccccaaactggttCTCCAGTTGCCGCTCCTTGAAAGCGCCTGGCaaaaaaccctctgcgcatgcgcaaagggtTCTGCATTGCACAGAGGATAATTTTCCCGATGTGTtacaaaccggtagggaaggtaagtggaatccacccctggataGAGCTATGAGTTATAGTGTGtgtccgattaggtcccacagagttggccttctccgggtcccgtcgacgaaacaatgccatctggcaggacccaggggaagagccttctctgtggtggccatgaccctctggaatcagctcccccccccccccggagaacTGCTcctcccctccttgcctttcgcaaacttttgaaaactcatctatgtcgccaggcatggaggaactgatatatccttagctgcctttgactttatggatggtgtgtttgggttgtatgactgtttttaatagggggttttttaaagactgttttaacattggatttgtatatgatgttttagaTGTTGTgaactgctctgagtcctcggagagggtcggcatacaaatctaataaattattattattattattaattatttagttaaGCTTGGTGAATTTCAAAGGGCAATAATTTTGGCATCGTATCAGGAAGAGAACCACTAATAATTTGGAAACAGGGCAGCTCTCATTTAACAGCCGCCTTAGACAGAAACCTTCTGCAGTTacaatgatgaggaaaaaataatttgGTGAGAATCTTTGCAGTTCTGTAAAGCAAACAAAAGCTGgagtaaaattgtaaaattgtggTATTTTTCTTAGAGActgttttgcttaatgaccaatTTGCTGGTCCCAATTCTGGCCACTTGACAAGGACTACTCGTTTGCTACACATTTTCATGTTGTAACCTAAAGTCCAGGCCTGGCaatgaggaaaaaaagaggaaggtctCTAAGTTTTTGGATGAATGAAACCTAATTTGAAATACATTGAATTTACCATTGCTTCAGGCTTTGAGGTATTTGGCACCTTGATTCTAAGGGAGTAATATTTATTGCACATGTGTACATAAAACAGATTCACAgaatctaatttaataaaattacaaaaatgtGATTTTCCTATATCCATAAAGAACAAAGTTCTTCTGATTCAGTGTGACAAAGGGTGGGTGGGGATCGTATAATTATTTAGTTCCAGGAAAAGCctgaggaaaatagagaaagggTGAATCAATTAGTGGTTAAAAGAACTAATCataataattacaattttaaaaaaccctcagtAACAATGGTCCACATGAGAAGTATGAATAGTTATAAGGAATTAATTACTGGGTTTATCATTAAATCTCATTAGCATATAACAACAAAATGTGTCATTTTTTCTTCAAAAACAAGCTGATAACTTGGACCCATTCTTTAaaattacagtacagtggtacctctacttaaggacttaattcgttccatgaccaggttcttaaactgaaaagtttctaagtagaagcaatttttcccataggaatcaatgtaaaagcaaataatgcctgcaaactcattaggaaagaattaaaagcttggaatttggaattgaggaggaggaggaagaggaagaggaggaggacagtcactgccgaaggaagaaggggaggggaggggaatcaaaaaaatccaaaactttaagtcttaaaaaaaagaagagggcctctgaggcagcaaggaggagcacgcgcctcccatacacccggcgtgaggctgcctcccatacactgcgtcagagagagaaacccagagggaatggcaagaaactggtcaggccttcgtgctgctctcaaatttcctgggaaatttttccaggctcgggttcttaagtagaaaatggttcttaagaagaggcaaaaaaatcttgaacacacggttcttatctagaaaagttcttaagcagaggcgttcttaggtagaagtaccactgtagtgaCTTTTTTTCTAGTTATATACCAGTATCCTCTGTTCTGCCTTCAATTTCATAGAACCAAAATTTTCATAGAATGACAAATTCTATACTTTACAAATATAATTCAACATCACACTGAGATCCTTAACTATTTATTCCCAAGATTACATTAACATACATTTTACTATAATTTGAAACTATAAAGCTATAATAGAACAAGACAAAATCATGTGAGTTAAAGAACGTTCAAATTTCTTACACAGACAATCTAAGAAGTCTTCATGTTCTTCCTTTGTTAAACATTCTTTGATACCTCCAACAGACCTCTCATAATATTTTAAGATTAATTAGTTTCATCTTTAAATAGTAAGAAGTGTATTTCCCATTTTTTAATACCTGGACCCCTTGATTTTCCAAAactggatattctaatttttccttCCGTGGACCCGATATATAAATAATGCaaatcttccttttatttttaactaCCTTATGAAAAGGAATTCTTGGTATACATTTGACTGCAGCCTCTCTTAATGAAGCTAAAATAGGCTGGTAAACTATTCAGGCCATGCTTTTAGTTagtatatatatgttttacttGAGAATACTGGCAGGAATATATTGAAGGCAAGCCAAACTCAAAGGTTAAtctctcaaaaaaattaaaatagtaatTGAAAATCAATTGATTTAAAACATTAAGCCATCGTTTAGTTCACGTATTCAAATAGAGCCTCTTCCTCGCTATTTTCAGATTTGACTTCTATCATATTAACTTATCATGTGATTTGAGATCAAATCACAACTGCTTACCTATTAATAACCAAATGTGCCTAGCAGCTTTCAATGCTGGAAATGATCCTGATTTAATGTTTTTTGATTCTAACACATGGCAAGATTTCAGGGATATTATACATTTGCTTTCCAAATTGGCCCAGAGAGGGATGTGAACTTAATATAGTCAATCTTTATTTAGAAAAACATAAATGGTAAGATAAAGGCTCAATAGTATAGTTGAAAATCTGCTAGAAGCTAGGTTAATGCCATCGTCTTCATAAAGATAACTGCGTGTCCCAAGTGTATTATTGAGTATTAAGAGAAGAAACCAATCTTGTAACAACCAAATTAAAAACCAGACTGATCTGAAATCCATGACTGAAGACACCTGCAAGGCTTCTTCGCATTGGTCAAAAGAAAGTGATCTGCATGACGTTCAGTTGATTTTGAATTAGTGCTCTGCACTGAAAGTAAAACCTCAAAGGTGTATTAAACACTGAACTGAAAGGTGGGGGTGAGTGAAAGTCCTTCAATGCTGCAAAGCCCCATCCATTTGACTAAGTTGATCACAATTCCCAGATGGCTGATAATcattatggaatagaatagaattttattggccaagtatgattggacccacaaggaatttgtcttggttcatatgatcttggtgtacataaaagaaaatatagatttgtcgagAAACATGtgacacaacacttaatgattgtcataggggtcaaataagcaatgaagaagcaatcaatattactaaaaatcttaggatacaagcaacaacttatAGTCATAcggtcctgagtgggaggaaaaggatgataggaatgatgagaaaaaaactagtagaaataaaagtgcagatttagtaaaaagtctgacagtgttgagggaattatttgtttagtagagtgatggccttcgggaaaaaactgttcttgtgtctagttgtcttggtgtgcagtgctctgtagcgacgttttgagggtaggagttgaaacagtttgtgtccaggatgcgaggggtcagtaaatattttcacagccctctttttgactcgtgcaatatacaagtcctcaatggaaggcaggttggcagcaattggggtttttttgcttctcattcaagaagattCATCGGTTCTGATGATAGAGAGGGTGGGGTGGAAGGATAGGTActgagccagtggtgggattcaatttttttttactactggtgagTTGGGggacatggtgtggcttggtggccgtGGCGGGGCAAGGctgctgtaaaatctccattccctccccactccagggagtcctcggagagggatggcatacaaatcctgagagcctccggggggatgggggagcgtatttttaccctctcccagctccagagaagcctttggagcctcaggagggcaaaacacgagcctactgggcccaccagaagttgggaaacaggccatttccaccctccagagggcctctggggcttgggggaagctgtttccgccctccccaagcattgaattatgggtgtgggcacttgcggatgcgcgatagtgcacgcccacgctctttcggcacccgaggggaaaaaggtggtTTAGCATGTTGTATAAATCCAGCTCTTGTCTTGGGTCTCTATAGGTGAGGAAAAACAACAGCATTTCAGGCCCTGAAATCAGGGTAATATTTGTCATGAaaatccatggggggggggggaataagtaTGGAGTGAAAAACCTAGTGGAAATAATGGAAACAGGAATATCTGCTGAGGGAAAGGGGTTTTTCTCAGGAATTATGGGGAAATAAATATTCCGACCCACAATTGACAGTGCTGAGCAGAGACCCAAACAGGGCAACCTCTGAGGAAGGCATATAGCTCCTGTTGCCGAGTATGAGagtgggggaaaagaaaaggggggtAATGCTGTTGTAAAAGTAATGAATGCAGTCTATTTAAGCTGTTCAACAATTTCTTACACAAAATACATTTTCTATTGGAGGACTGGTGCATTCTGAATTCATTCTGCATTAATTAGAACAAATCACATCTAGTATTACTTTAATAGTATAAGCCTTGACTCTT
This genomic window from Erythrolamprus reginae isolate rEryReg1 chromosome 1, rEryReg1.hap1, whole genome shotgun sequence contains:
- the TBC1D10C gene encoding carabin isoform X2 — its product is MTAHWEKTMARRYRKVKLLCRKGIPSSLRARCWPLLCGGQFTMERSPGKYQELLDVPGDPQWVETITKDIHRQFPFHEMFLSPEGPGQQGLLQLLKAYTVHRPQEGYCQAQGPVGALLLMHMPPEQAFWCLVQICDHYLPGYYSPQMEALVLDSEIFTALLHRLCPKAFKHFQKHGVGPLMYMPEWFLCLFARTLPFPTVLRVWDAFLSEGVKVLFRVGLLLVRLALGSSEKRRGCSGLVETLEKLRNIPPQFLQEDSFMAEVHDVPISESDLERECRIQLGKRCKAQPGFQYNPKQRLSGAKAIFDLQQLEDAQNNKAEKETHALTFHIPKIKVDPPPSSPKEQKRASEMQGQKKEQKRKKPDTRGKTFHAFEYPTGRRERKLEPEAAKSKSSFYLEA
- the TBC1D10C gene encoding carabin isoform X1 — encoded protein: MSDPSLSADNISQAMAELPEAFDFCLRDDASSLGSDSEVNGMAPYRKTDRYGFIGGSSLQNGQDHLPVELIRHRETKWLEMTAHWEKTMARRYRKVKLLCRKGIPSSLRARCWPLLCGGQFTMERSPGKYQELLDVPGDPQWVETITKDIHRQFPFHEMFLSPEGPGQQGLLQLLKAYTVHRPQEGYCQAQGPVGALLLMHMPPEQAFWCLVQICDHYLPGYYSPQMEALVLDSEIFTALLHRLCPKAFKHFQKHGVGPLMYMPEWFLCLFARTLPFPTVLRVWDAFLSEGVKVLFRVGLLLVRLALGSSEKRRGCSGLVETLEKLRNIPPQFLQEDSFMAEVHDVPISESDLERECRIQLGKRCKAQPGFQYNPKQRLSGAKAIFDLQQLEDAQNNKAEKETHALTFHIPKIKVDPPPSSPKEQKRASEMQGQKKEQKRKKPDTRGKTFHAFEYPTGRRERKLEPEAAKSKSSFYLEA